One Lucilia cuprina isolate Lc7/37 chromosome 4, ASM2204524v1, whole genome shotgun sequence DNA segment encodes these proteins:
- the LOC111675644 gene encoding RNA-binding protein 34: MKKVKNIESKVINTSLESIKEGKVKKNKPKKERKLKDAVVKTEDLNLAPKIESTNLKPNNNAADKTKNKNKKNKTVENKKPAAQKVANDKKPKNPTKKNETKEKKSKAETPVPVPSKELNEEQLKKVEKKKSKKLAQKLKKQQNKAENRANGQKNVPASGKVLSKKEKKAEQKELLKKQKTEKKAKDVKAAKSTSTTIEQKKLDPTSSMVLLKKERKAERRQLLKEQKNAEKLTRDPALEAATVFVGNLPPNTKRVQIIRLFKDFAPINSIRLRSAGGQVLFKHKQRRTAGALNAYVVLKSKEIAEKATTLNGVEFKGHHLRITLAAKNPQSHEKEQAKKTVFVGNLKYSATEESLREIFSSCGEIDYVRCIRDGDKGCKGVAYVCFKTADAVGLALELNQTIVDDRPINVERFSARKLGAKEARDAQAEKEEKSQKGAKKRIDNKKGGKKDKSGPKKASNSKSGEGDEGKKPKKSEFRGVKVEGLKKKPKTKKKKSNDQMQLLAKKIAPKVKTE, translated from the exons atgaagaaagtaaaaaatattgaatcaaAAGTAATTAATACTTCATTGGAAAGTATTAAAGAAGGTAAAGTTAAAAAGAATAAACCAAAAAAGGAAAGGAAACTTAAAGATGCAGTAGTAAAAACAGAAGATCTAAATTTGGCTCCAAAAATAGAGAGCACCAACCTAAAGCCCAACAATAATGCTGCtgataaaaccaaaaataagaacaagaaaaataaaacggtagaaaataaaaaaccagcAGCACAAAAAGTAGCAAatgataaaaaaccaaaaaatccgaCGAAGAAAAATGAAACTAAAGAGAAGAAATCAAAAGCAGAAACTCCTGTTCCTGTTCCCAGTAAAGAACTAAACGAGGAACAACTTAAGAAAGTAGAGAAGAAAAAATCCAAGAAATTGgcacaaaaattaaagaagCAACAAAATAAAGCTGAAAATAGAGCAAATGGCCAAAAGAATGTCCCCGCCAGCGGTAAAGTCTTGTCAAAGAAGGAAAAAAAGGCTGAGCAGaaggaattattaaaaaaacaaaaaactgaaaagaaaGCGAAAGATGTAAAAGCTGCTAAAAGCACATCCACAACAATTGAACAAAAGAAATTGGACCCCACCAGCAGTATGGTATTGTTAAAGAAGGAAAGAAAAGCTGAGAGGAGACAATTGTTAAAGGAACAAAAAAATGCCG aaaaactAACTAGAGACCCCGCACTGGAAGCCGCTACAGTATTCGTAGGAAATTTACCTCCAAATACAAAACGTGTACAAATAATACGTTTATTTAAGGACTTTGCCCCTATTAACTCTATACGTCTACGTTCCGCTGGTGGACAAGTTTTGTTCAAACACAAACAGCGCAGGACAGCAGGTGCTTTAAATGCCTACGTAGTGTTGAAAAGCAAAGAAATAGCTGAAAAGGCTACTACACTAAATGGCGTGGAATTCAAGGGCCATCATTTAAGAATCACATTAGCTGCTAAAAATCCTCAGAGTCACGAAAAGGAGCAAGCCAAGAAGACTGTTTTTGTGGGAAATCTTAAATACA gtGCTACTGAGGAATCACTACGAGAAATATTCAGTAGTTGTGGCGAAATTGATTATGTGCGCTGTATACGGGACGGCGATAAAGGTTGTAAAGGTGTAGCCTATGTATGCTTTAAAACTGCTGATGCTGTTGGTTTAGCTTTGGAACTTAATCAGACCATTGTAGATGACCGTCCCATAAATGTAGAACGTTTTAGTGCTAGGAAATTGGGCGCTAAAGAAGCTCGCGATGCTCAAGCTGAAAAAGAAGAGAAGTCCCAAAAAGGTGCCAAAAAGAGAATTGACAACAAAAAAGGCGGTAAAAAGGATAAATCAGGTCCTAAAAAGGCCTCCAATAGTAAAAGTGGTGAGGGTGATGAAGGCAAAAAGCCCAAGAAAAGTGAATTTAGAGGTGTTAAGGTAGAGGGCTTAAAGAAGAAACccaaaacaaagaagaaaaagtCCAATGACCAAATGCAACTGTTGGCGAAGAAAATTGCTCCTAAAGTTAAAACTGAATAA
- the LOC111675667 gene encoding saccharopine dehydrogenase-like oxidoreductase produces MAAEKLDVIIFGATGFTGKYTVYEACSVLENIRWGIAGRNRDKLEAVLKDMGAKANKNLMDTPIILADVNDEKSLVEMAKRCRVVVNLCGPYRFYGEPVVRACIEAGTHHVDVSGEPQYMETMQLKYHAKAQEKGVYIISACGFDSIPADMGVVFIEKNFDGVVNSVETYLKSYTKGGPTGGAGIHYGTWESAVYGLAHASELRGIRSQLYSERLPKFQPILKNRPLIFRSEVVNSVCLPFPGADRSVVMRSQRFLYEQERKRPVQMHAYVAFGSYLTASLVALFAVLFGLMTKFSFGRRLLLKYPKIFSLGFTSHEGPTEAAMERTYFSITMKALGWPQSERLAEPTDQYTNPPSKSLMVKVSGPNPGYGSTCVALLCSALTVLKESDKMPGSGGVLPPGAAFAKTSLISELEKHEHGIKFEILANK; encoded by the coding sequence ATGGCTGCAGAAAAATTGGATGTCATCATATTTGGTGCCACTGGTTTTACCGGTAAATATACTGTCTATGAAGCTTGCTCGGTATTGGAAAACATTCGCTGGGGTATTGCCGGTCGCAATCGTGACAAATTGGAAGCCGTGCTTAAGGACATGGGCGCAAAAGCCAATAAAAATCTTATGGATACACCCATTATTTTAGCCGATGTGAATGATGAAAAGTCGCTAGTGGAAATGGCTAAACGTTGTCGTGTGGTGGTCAATTTATGTGGACCTTATCGCTTTTATGGCGAGCCTGTAGTACGTGCTTGCATTGAGGCTGGTACTCATCATGTCGACGTTAGCGGTGAGCCTCAGTATATGGAAACCATGCAATTGAAATATCATGCAAAGGCGCAGGAGAAGGGTGTTTATATTATCTCGGCCTGTGGTTTTGATTCCATACCAGCCGATATGGGTGTTGTGTTTATAGAGAAGAACTTTGATGGTGTTGTAAATTCTGTTGAAACGTATTTGAAGAGCTACACTAAAGGCGGTCCTACAGGAGGGGCAGGTATTCATTACGGCACCTGGGAAAGTGCTGTTTATGGTTTGGCTCATGCCAGCGAGTTGCGCGGCATTCGCTCACAATTGTACAGTGAAAGGTTGCCCAAATTTCAGCCCATACTTAAAAATCGTCCTCTTATTTTCCGTTCGGAAGTCGTCAACAGTGTTTGTTTGCCCTTCCCGGGTGCTGATCGTTCGGTGGTAATGCGTTCTCAACGTTTTCTGTACGAACAGGAACGCAAACGTCCGGTGCAGATGCATGCTTATGTAGCATTTGGCTCATATTTAACCGCCTCCTTGGTCGCTCTCTTTGCGGTATTATTTGGCCTGATGACCAAATTTTCCTTTGGCCGTCGTTTGTTATTGAAATatccaaaaattttctctttggGTTTTACTTCACATGAAGGTCCCACAGAGGCAGCTATGGAAAGAACCTACTTTTCTATTACCATGAAAGCATTGGGTTGGCCTCAATCGGAACGTTTGGCAGAACCTACTGATCAATACACCAATCCTCCTTCGAAATCGTTAATGGTTAAGGTGTCCGGTCCTAATCCTGGTTATGGTTCTACCTGTGTAGCCTTACTTTGCAGTGCCCTTACTGTTCTAAAGGAAAGCGACAAAATGCCTGGATCAGGAGGTGTTCTACCACCAGGTGCTGCTTTTGCCAAAACCAGCTTAATAAGTGAGTTGGAAAAACATGAACATGGCATCAAGTTTGAAATTTTGGCCAACAAGTAA
- the LOC111675647 gene encoding cysteine-rich DPF motif domain-containing protein 1, with the protein MSLDSPKPSCSKTLKEEPVEKHHIDTNDGNLELYIKNDKAEIELLESNDNTVTNEHEEKSQDDERIAKIKFHCSNCDMEEMVHYFGLEPNFVFGIKFNEPTYIMRDPFQAPPPRWKPKAEYFVAIGSHCKLCDKIVCKDSECSFFYINSYCLSCVRKVANTFPQDIQQKLKKQLAMI; encoded by the coding sequence atgTCACTTGACAGTCCAAAACCTTCTTGTTCTAAAACGCTTAAGGAAGAACCTGTCGAAAAACATCACATCGACACTAATGACGGCAATTTAGAATTATACATTAAAAACGATAAAGCTGAAATAGAACTTTTGGAATCCAACGACAATACTGTAACTAATGAACATGAAGAAAAATCACAAGATGATGAACGTATTGCAAAAATAAAGTTCCATTGTTCCAATTGCGATATGGAGGAAATGGTGCATTATTTTGGTTTGGAGCCGAATTTTGTATTTGGCATAAAATTCAATGAACCCACCTACATAATGAGAGATCCATTTCAAGCACCACCACCCAGATGGAAACCTAAGGCAGAATATTTTGTGGCCATAGGTAGCCATTGTAAATTATGTGATAAGATAGTTTGTAAGGATAGTGAATGtagtttcttttatataaattcctATTGTTTAAGTTGTGTCCGCAAAGTAGCCAACACATTTCCCCAGGACATacaacagaaattaaaaaaacaattagccatgatttaa
- the LOC111675646 gene encoding putative transferase CAF17 homolog, mitochondrial yields the protein MNIMRNLNRLQLISSKWLSHRCIQTSTTVKTKENLILEPLTERQLIQVKGDEVVPFLQGLITNDIKHLHPTSNKAIYAMFLNKAGRVMYDTILYSTSEPTRILIDCDKNVANELQRHLRLYRVRRKIDIDSVAEEYKIWQAFECNKQTQNLAVALNPERSSDLTFSTDPRLKQLGLRLLTTSDKTFSDLTQLFKCEVTIASEENSFRAHRYSLGVAEGVIDMPPGKCFPLEANCDILNGVSFHKGCYIGQELTARVHHTGMIRKRHMPVKLTAPLPADATIATVHNESGANCGTIYGSTAGRALGLLRVENVLKAKKLLVNGSDCSTEKPQWWPQELHSNVPKDIRKDI from the coding sequence ATGAATATAATGCGTAATCTTAACCGGCTACAACTAATTTCTTCGAAATGGTTATCTCATAGATGTATACAAACTTCAACAacagtaaaaacaaaagaaaatcttattttaGAACCCTTAACAGAACGACAACTTATACAAGTTAAGGGTGATGAAGTTGTGCCATTTCTGCAGGGCCTCATAACAAAtgatattaaacatttacatCCCACTTCAAACAAGGCTATCTATGCTATGTTCCTAAATAAAGCTGGGCGTGTTATGTATGATACCATCTTGTACAGCACCTCAGAACCCACAAGGATACTTATTGATTGTGATAAAAATGTAGCGAATGAGTTGCAACGTCATTTAAGACTCTATAGAGTAAGACGTAAAATCGATATAGACTCTGTGGCTGAGGAATATAAAATATGGCAAGCATTTGAATGTAATAAGCAAACACAAAATCTAGCTGTTGCCCTTAACCCTGAACGATCTAGTGATTTAACTTTTAGCACAGATCCTAGACTTAAACAATTGGGCTTACGTTTGTTGACTACTAGTGATAAAACTTTTTCCGATCTTACCCAACTATTTAAATGCGAAGTAACAATAGCTTCAGAGGAAAACAGTTTCCGTGCTCACAGATATAGTCTAGGAGTAGCAGAGGGTGTAATTGATATGCCTCCTGGAAAATGCTTTCCCTTGGAGGCGAATTGTGATATTTTAAATGGTGTCAGCTTCCATAAGGGCTGCTATATAGGTCAAGAGTTAACAGCTCGTGTACATCATACTGGCATGATTCGCAAACGACATATGCCAGTCAAGTTAACAGCTCCTCTGCCGGCAGATGCCACCATCGCCACCGTTCACAATGAATCTGGAGCCAATTGTGGTACAATTTATGGCAGCACAGCCGGTCGTGCTCTTGGTCTATTACGTgtggaaaatgttttaaaagcgAAGAAGTTATTGGTTAATGGTAGCGACTGTTCTACAGAGAAACCTCAATGGTGGCCCCAAGAATTGCACTCAAATGTACCTAAAGACATACGCAAAgatatttga